A genomic segment from Candidatus Brocadia sp. encodes:
- a CDS encoding protein arginine kinase — MKISDLADNTGEWLRGTGPESDIVISSRIRLARNVARFPFLSRANVKQKKELEEIVRDKIREAEITSDLRYINLAEINPVDRLFLVERHLISREHAGGEGERGVAFGKSETISLMVNEEDHLRIQVIRSGFELKEAWKTINEVDNKLEKKLNYAYSSRFGYLTACPTNVGTGMRASVMLHLPALGMTHHIEKVFNAVMKLGLVVRGLYGEGTQVSGDLYQISNQFTLGKSESEIIEIIESVIPRITSYERMARKALISESREQLEDRVWRSYGMLKVARMITSEEIMHLLSQVRMGVNLGIINDIEMKTLNELFIFTLPGHLQKLEGRELTSLQRNIIRATYVRKRLGKAESLKG; from the coding sequence GTGAAGATCAGTGATCTGGCTGATAATACAGGGGAATGGCTGAGAGGTACAGGACCTGAGTCGGACATTGTTATCAGCAGCAGGATTCGTTTGGCTAGGAATGTGGCGAGATTCCCTTTTCTTTCAAGGGCTAATGTAAAGCAAAAAAAGGAACTGGAAGAGATTGTCAGAGATAAAATCAGAGAAGCAGAGATTACTTCGGATCTTCGTTACATAAACCTTGCAGAAATCAATCCCGTAGACAGACTTTTTCTTGTAGAACGACATCTCATCAGCCGAGAACATGCAGGGGGAGAAGGTGAAAGAGGTGTGGCCTTTGGGAAGTCCGAGACCATCAGCCTGATGGTCAATGAAGAAGATCATTTAAGGATTCAGGTAATTCGTTCCGGGTTTGAACTAAAAGAGGCATGGAAAACAATTAACGAGGTCGATAATAAGTTAGAGAAAAAGTTAAATTATGCATATTCTTCACGTTTTGGTTATTTGACTGCCTGTCCTACCAATGTTGGTACGGGAATGAGGGCATCAGTTATGTTGCATCTGCCAGCATTGGGGATGACGCACCATATTGAAAAGGTTTTTAATGCGGTAATGAAGCTGGGTTTGGTGGTAAGGGGATTATATGGTGAAGGGACGCAGGTCTCCGGAGACCTGTATCAGATATCAAATCAATTCACCCTCGGAAAGTCTGAGTCAGAAATTATTGAAATTATAGAAAGTGTAATTCCCAGAATTACCAGTTATGAGCGGATGGCACGGAAGGCATTGATTTCTGAGAGCCGTGAACAATTAGAAGATCGTGTGTGGCGTTCTTATGGTATGCTGAAGGTGGCGCGGATGATTACTTCTGAGGAGATTATGCATCTACTATCTCAGGTCCGTATGGGGGTTAATTTAGGAATAATTAATGATATTGAAATGAAAACTTTAAATGAGCTTTTCATTTTCACATTACCGGGGCACTTACAAAAGTTAGAAGGGCGAGAACTTACTTCTCTTCAAAGGAATATTATTCGAGCAACGTATGTAAGAAAACGCCTGGGAAAAGCAGAAAGTTTGAAAGGATAG
- a CDS encoding bifunctional hexulose-6-phosphate synthase/ribonuclease regulator produces MTVILQVALDFVDLHRAVKVAEAAIEGGADWLEIGTPLIKSEGMNAVRHLRKLFPGRTLIADMKTMDAGRAEMEIAAKAGADIAVVMGNAPASTIRECIQAGKNYGIKICVDCINDTDIEGRVADIEKWGADYIAVHTAIDDQMHGKTPFDTLRHVCSKIKIPVAVAGGINSENVVDAVSAGASVVIVGGYISKSKDVKIATETIKNAIRENRRISTTLFKRVTGKGIRESLKQLSTANISDGSHRAEGITGLYPIYSSIKLIGNAVTVRTYPGDWAKPVEAIDIAKEGDVIVINAGGVGPAVWGELATHSALQKKISGVVINGAMRDLAEVRKLNFPIFTKIVMPTAGEPKGFGEINIPINISGIHINPGDWIIGDDDGLMVIPTSVADAWVNYGMDCLEKENRIREEILSEKSSLGKVIDVLKWEKR; encoded by the coding sequence ATGACGGTAATATTACAAGTAGCCCTGGACTTCGTGGATCTTCACAGGGCCGTAAAGGTTGCTGAAGCGGCAATTGAAGGCGGCGCGGATTGGCTGGAGATAGGTACTCCGCTTATTAAAAGCGAAGGGATGAATGCGGTACGCCACTTGAGAAAATTGTTCCCCGGCAGAACGTTGATTGCGGATATGAAGACTATGGACGCGGGTCGTGCAGAAATGGAAATAGCCGCCAAAGCCGGCGCTGACATCGCTGTTGTGATGGGAAATGCCCCGGCCTCAACTATCAGGGAGTGTATACAGGCAGGGAAAAATTATGGTATAAAAATCTGTGTAGACTGCATTAACGATACTGACATTGAGGGTCGTGTTGCCGATATAGAAAAATGGGGTGCTGATTATATTGCCGTTCACACTGCCATAGATGATCAAATGCATGGTAAGACGCCGTTTGACACGTTGCGACATGTTTGCAGTAAAATAAAGATACCGGTTGCCGTAGCAGGTGGTATAAATTCTGAAAATGTAGTAGATGCTGTAAGCGCTGGGGCGAGCGTTGTCATAGTTGGCGGATATATTAGTAAATCAAAAGATGTAAAAATTGCGACAGAGACTATTAAAAATGCAATCAGAGAAAACCGAAGGATTTCTACTACGCTATTCAAAAGGGTGACGGGTAAAGGTATCCGTGAATCGTTAAAGCAACTTTCTACGGCAAATATATCGGATGGCAGTCACCGTGCTGAAGGTATTACTGGATTATATCCGATATATTCAAGTATTAAATTAATAGGGAATGCTGTTACCGTTCGGACGTATCCGGGTGATTGGGCAAAGCCTGTTGAAGCTATAGATATTGCAAAAGAAGGGGACGTGATTGTAATAAATGCAGGGGGTGTTGGGCCTGCCGTGTGGGGGGAATTGGCAACCCATAGCGCATTGCAGAAAAAAATAAGTGGGGTCGTTATCAATGGCGCAATGCGTGATCTTGCGGAGGTTAGAAAATTAAATTTCCCCATCTTTACAAAAATCGTAATGCCAACTGCCGGGGAGCCAAAAGGATTTGGGGAGATTAATATACCAATCAATATCTCGGGAATCCACATCAATCCGGGAGATTGGATTATAGGGGATGACGATGGGTTGATGGTAATCCCCACTTCAGTGGCCGATGCCTGGGTCAATTACGGGATGGATTGTTTGGAAAAAGAAAATAGGATACGGGAAGAGATATTGTCTGAAAAAAGTTCTTTAGGAAAAGTTATAGATGTGTTAAAATGGGAAAAGCGATAA
- a CDS encoding ATP-dependent Clp protease ATP-binding subunit, translating to MFDRFTDRARKVMALAREEARRFNHEYIGTEHILLGLVKEGSGVAANVLQNLDIELKKIRLEIEKIVQSGSDLVSVGQLPFTPRVKKVLEYAMEEARALGHNYIGTEHLLLGLLREQEGVAAQVLLNLGVKLEDVREEVIGLLGSEAVQGGVNQEKEEKKGKSKTPALDSFGRDLTQQAREHELDPVIGRQDVIERVIQVLCRRTKNNPVLLGEAGVGKTAIVEGLAQAVVQGNIPELLRDRRIVALDLAMMVAGTKYRGQFEERIKAVMSEVKRAKNIILFIDELHTLVGAGGAEGAIDASNVLKPALSRGEIQCVGATTLDEYRKYIEKDGALERRFQTIIVEPPSKPETIEILKGLRDRYEAHHKVQITDDALEAATELSIRYITGRYLPDKAIDVLDEACARVRLKATTQPPDLRHIEEEINKLEKDKDESVAIQDFERAARLRDKADKLKKKKETIEKEWRETRAEVEGVVNSEIVAEVVSKMTGIPMTRIESAEAKRLLRMEEELHKMVISQEEATKAVAKAIRRSRAGLKNPNRPVASFIFVGPSGVGKTHLARSLAKFLFGEEEALVQIDMSEYMEKHNISRLIGAPPGYVGYEEGGQLTEKIRRRPYAVVLLDEIEKAHPDVFNMLLQIMEDGKLTDSFGRHVDFRNVVIIMTSNIGADVIKNQASLGFKKVTDAHTYEMMKEQLKKEVEKHFRPEFLNRVDNIIVFKPLDKEDLKKIIEIELIGVKKRLYNFNISITLTDEVLDFLIEKGYNQNFGARPLRRAIESYLEDPLSEEILQGRFEGKKLVKARVQDGKLVFDEVIETPEPALANAESSL from the coding sequence ATGTTTGATCGATTTACTGACCGTGCTCGAAAGGTTATGGCGCTTGCACGAGAAGAGGCCAGGCGATTTAATCACGAATATATTGGTACAGAGCATATCTTGTTAGGGCTTGTGAAAGAAGGTAGCGGGGTTGCTGCCAATGTTTTACAAAACCTGGATATTGAACTAAAAAAGATACGTCTGGAGATAGAAAAAATTGTCCAAAGTGGGTCGGATCTTGTTTCTGTGGGGCAGTTACCTTTCACCCCGCGCGTAAAGAAGGTGCTGGAATATGCGATGGAGGAAGCGCGGGCGTTAGGGCATAATTATATAGGAACAGAGCATTTGTTATTGGGTTTGCTCAGGGAACAGGAAGGTGTTGCTGCGCAAGTATTGTTAAATCTGGGAGTAAAACTCGAAGATGTTCGGGAGGAAGTTATTGGGCTTTTGGGTTCGGAAGCGGTGCAGGGCGGTGTGAATCAGGAAAAAGAGGAAAAGAAGGGGAAATCAAAAACTCCGGCATTGGATTCTTTTGGCCGCGACCTTACACAGCAGGCCCGCGAACATGAACTCGACCCGGTTATCGGACGACAAGATGTGATTGAGCGTGTAATTCAAGTCTTGTGCCGTAGAACCAAGAATAACCCCGTGTTGTTAGGCGAGGCAGGGGTTGGGAAGACGGCTATTGTTGAAGGTCTTGCGCAGGCTGTGGTGCAGGGGAATATCCCTGAACTATTACGGGATCGCCGGATTGTGGCCTTGGATCTTGCAATGATGGTGGCCGGCACGAAATACAGAGGTCAGTTTGAAGAGCGTATAAAGGCCGTAATGTCCGAAGTAAAAAGGGCGAAGAATATTATTCTGTTTATTGATGAGTTACATACCCTGGTGGGGGCAGGCGGTGCAGAGGGTGCTATCGATGCTTCCAATGTATTAAAACCTGCATTGTCGCGGGGGGAAATCCAGTGCGTTGGCGCTACTACCCTGGATGAATATAGAAAATATATTGAAAAAGACGGTGCCTTAGAAAGAAGGTTTCAGACGATTATTGTCGAGCCTCCCTCAAAACCGGAAACGATTGAAATATTAAAAGGACTTCGTGACCGTTATGAAGCGCATCACAAAGTTCAAATTACGGACGATGCTTTAGAAGCCGCAACCGAACTATCCATTCGTTACATTACGGGAAGATATCTCCCTGATAAAGCAATTGATGTGCTTGATGAAGCATGTGCAAGGGTACGGCTTAAGGCAACCACCCAGCCACCAGATTTAAGACATATAGAGGAAGAGATCAATAAGCTGGAAAAAGATAAAGACGAGTCTGTGGCAATACAGGATTTTGAAAGGGCGGCCCGGTTAAGAGACAAGGCTGATAAGCTGAAAAAGAAAAAGGAAACCATTGAGAAAGAATGGCGGGAGACCCGCGCTGAGGTTGAAGGTGTCGTGAATAGCGAAATAGTTGCCGAAGTCGTTTCCAAAATGACAGGAATTCCCATGACACGTATCGAATCTGCCGAGGCCAAAAGATTGCTGCGCATGGAAGAAGAACTTCACAAGATGGTGATTAGCCAGGAAGAGGCTACAAAAGCGGTTGCTAAAGCGATACGCCGTTCCCGTGCAGGGTTGAAGAATCCAAATCGTCCTGTGGCTTCTTTTATATTTGTAGGGCCATCCGGCGTTGGGAAGACGCACCTTGCCAGGTCACTGGCGAAATTCCTGTTTGGTGAAGAGGAAGCCCTTGTTCAGATTGACATGTCTGAGTATATGGAAAAACATAACATTTCCAGATTGATTGGCGCTCCTCCCGGTTATGTAGGCTATGAAGAGGGCGGGCAGCTTACAGAAAAAATCCGACGTCGCCCGTATGCCGTTGTACTGCTTGACGAAATTGAAAAGGCTCATCCGGATGTATTTAACATGTTACTGCAAATTATGGAGGATGGGAAATTAACGGATAGCTTCGGACGTCACGTGGATTTTCGTAATGTGGTTATTATTATGACTTCAAACATTGGAGCAGATGTTATCAAGAACCAGGCATCTTTAGGTTTCAAAAAAGTAACGGATGCACATACTTACGAAATGATGAAAGAGCAATTAAAGAAAGAAGTCGAAAAACACTTCCGTCCGGAGTTTTTAAACAGGGTGGATAATATAATTGTCTTCAAGCCATTGGATAAGGAAGATTTGAAAAAGATCATTGAAATAGAATTAATCGGTGTTAAAAAGAGGCTGTATAACTTCAACATCAGCATTACGCTGACCGACGAGGTTTTAGACTTTTTGATAGAAAAAGGGTACAATCAAAATTTTGGGGCACGTCCACTTCGAAGGGCGATAGAAAGTTATTTAGAGGATCCCCTTTCAGAAGAAATCTTACAGGGCAGATTCGAGGGGAAGAAACTTGTGAAGGCGAGGGTACAGGATGGTAAACTGGTCTTTGACGAAGTAATTGAAACCCCGGAACCTGCACTGGCAAATGCCGAAAGTAGCCTATAG
- a CDS encoding VanZ family protein, which translates to MITKLFREGLFEKWARASIKIIFFNLVLILVITLYPYNFSFKEKDTGLIHYFLIILELRNLGFFDVICNILLFFPLGFGLAGYLHQRLCLDAVASLAITILISFGLSYFIEFLQGFLQSRFSSLADVFSNSIGALFGFFCFYLLKSKGKVTRFTLDFVEINLLHAFLGYSALAILISVFLSLSTSLVNWDKTFHLIFGNERTGNRPWRGYISEIYIADQAIPETEAAYAFSGKGLFDPIRDSLVALYQLTDRGCYRDKMGHLPDLVWCGEPLDVQHSGEVFLGADHWLTTAAPAEYLTERIMKHSQFTLIVTVTTADTTQSGPARIVSLSADPSCRNFTLAQQGSDLVFRLRTPLTGRNGTNPESIVHNVFSTTKPHKLVITYDGSILTIYVDDVHNSHIFEFNPVSNLISYLFPSHEFGMKSVKIFYYALMFIPFGILLAFTIKIKRHFVIQVLILCSGILLPPFLLEGITAGISGRVTRLENLFISMIFTAGPIVIFKLLRYRFVLKRSD; encoded by the coding sequence ATGATAACCAAACTATTTCGCGAAGGCCTGTTCGAAAAATGGGCGAGAGCCAGCATAAAGATAATTTTCTTCAACCTTGTACTTATTTTGGTTATAACCCTCTATCCTTACAATTTCTCCTTTAAAGAAAAGGACACCGGCTTAATTCATTATTTCCTCATTATTTTGGAACTGCGAAATCTAGGCTTTTTTGATGTTATCTGCAACATTTTGTTGTTTTTCCCTTTAGGCTTTGGTCTTGCTGGTTACTTACACCAGAGGCTATGTCTGGATGCGGTTGCGTCTCTTGCGATAACCATTTTGATTAGCTTCGGATTATCATACTTCATTGAATTTCTGCAAGGTTTCCTGCAATCTAGGTTTTCCTCTTTAGCCGATGTTTTTTCAAACAGTATAGGTGCATTATTCGGGTTTTTTTGCTTTTATCTATTGAAGAGTAAAGGTAAGGTCACGCGCTTTACATTGGACTTTGTGGAAATAAATTTACTACACGCATTTTTAGGTTACTCAGCTTTAGCAATTCTCATTTCTGTCTTCTTGTCACTGTCCACGAGTCTTGTCAATTGGGATAAGACATTCCATCTTATTTTTGGTAACGAGAGGACTGGGAACCGACCATGGCGTGGTTACATTTCTGAAATATATATTGCCGATCAAGCGATTCCAGAGACAGAGGCGGCATACGCCTTTTCCGGAAAAGGTTTATTTGATCCAATCAGAGATTCTCTTGTAGCCTTGTATCAATTGACAGATAGAGGATGCTATCGCGATAAAATGGGGCATCTCCCTGATTTAGTCTGGTGTGGGGAACCGCTGGATGTTCAACATAGCGGAGAGGTATTCCTTGGGGCTGATCATTGGTTGACAACAGCAGCCCCAGCGGAATATTTGACAGAAAGGATAATGAAGCATTCTCAATTTACTTTAATCGTAACGGTGACCACAGCCGACACGACGCAGAGTGGCCCTGCTCGAATCGTTTCGCTTTCAGCGGATCCCTCATGTCGCAATTTTACCTTGGCACAACAGGGCAGTGACTTAGTCTTTCGACTCCGTACGCCTCTTACCGGAAGAAATGGAACCAACCCTGAATCAATAGTCCACAATGTCTTTTCGACCACAAAGCCTCACAAGTTGGTTATCACTTACGATGGGTCGATTCTTACGATATATGTGGATGATGTGCATAATTCTCACATTTTTGAATTTAATCCTGTATCAAATCTTATAAGTTATTTATTCCCTTCACACGAGTTTGGCATGAAGTCCGTTAAGATTTTTTACTACGCACTTATGTTTATCCCTTTTGGTATTTTACTGGCTTTCACAATTAAAATAAAAAGACATTTTGTTATACAGGTACTAATATTATGCAGTGGTATTCTATTACCTCCTTTTTTATTGGAAGGCATTACTGCAGGAATTAGCGGCAGAGTTACGAGATTAGAAAATTTATTTATTAGTATGATATTTACAGCCGGTCCCATAGTTATCTTTAAACTTTTAAGATACCGCTTTGTGTTAAAACGGTCTGATTAG
- a CDS encoding SHOCT domain-containing protein, giving the protein MNFVRNQRLKHTLLFLGIVCMIFFCRFFDACADTYTDDRIVVKHEELPVKKNGRRIQFNHPYELAGNVITNALSYIYFEEKGLLKKKGTLRVFQDDEIRKLVPLIIQALSVATPTQVVTVSSYSERMLLTDQQNYCAVFISERNLNIAFSRIHMFQSYNDAMSEKKRYTTAKENPSRISHSRFWKLIPSAGQRLEPSHENWLVIDLSNEMYQQPVAQRIGTVDEKIKVGTSELDARLRKLEEKMGTAGETSELESTTPARAIRTESKIKSKLIVLREMVNDGIISEEDYDYKKAKMLREAMGDMSIKEQLQEIKDLKSEGLISEDDYNEKKKELLDQF; this is encoded by the coding sequence ATGAATTTCGTGAGAAATCAAAGATTGAAGCACACACTTTTGTTTCTGGGCATTGTCTGCATGATATTCTTTTGTAGATTTTTTGATGCCTGTGCAGATACTTATACAGACGATAGGATTGTGGTAAAACACGAGGAATTACCCGTTAAAAAGAATGGCCGTCGTATTCAATTTAATCATCCCTATGAACTGGCTGGGAATGTTATTACCAATGCATTGTCTTATATCTATTTTGAAGAGAAGGGCCTGTTGAAAAAGAAAGGAACCTTGAGGGTCTTTCAGGACGATGAAATAAGGAAATTAGTTCCCCTGATTATACAGGCGCTTTCCGTTGCAACGCCGACGCAGGTTGTTACTGTTTCGTCCTATTCTGAGCGCATGCTTTTGACCGACCAGCAGAATTATTGTGCCGTATTCATTTCAGAGCGTAATCTTAACATTGCCTTCAGCCGCATTCATATGTTTCAGTCATATAATGATGCTATGTCAGAGAAAAAAAGATATACAACGGCAAAAGAGAATCCTTCGCGGATAAGTCACAGCCGCTTTTGGAAGTTGATTCCGTCAGCAGGACAAAGGTTAGAACCAAGTCATGAAAACTGGCTTGTTATAGACTTGTCCAACGAAATGTACCAACAACCGGTAGCGCAAAGGATAGGGACGGTTGATGAAAAGATCAAAGTTGGTACCTCTGAACTGGATGCCCGCCTAAGGAAATTGGAAGAAAAGATGGGGACTGCCGGAGAAACGAGTGAGCTTGAATCAACCACGCCTGCAAGAGCAATCCGCACTGAAAGCAAAATAAAAAGCAAGCTAATCGTTCTGCGTGAGATGGTCAACGATGGGATTATTTCTGAAGAGGATTATGATTACAAAAAGGCAAAAATGCTCAGGGAAGCCATGGGCGATATGAGTATAAAGGAACAGTTGCAAGAGATAAAAGACCTGAAATCTGAAGGGCTGATTTCAGAAGATGATTATAACGAAAAGAAGAAGGAATTATTGGACCAATTTTAA
- the radA gene encoding DNA repair protein RadA: MTKTSVVYVCQHCGWKSLKWVGRCGGCGEWDSTIEELITPAGSGHKSFTISRELPQPITQVKLLECPSIETGMEEFDRILGGGLIAGSAVLIGGTPGIGKSTLLLQVCQYISKKGYTTLYVTGEESVAQTKLRAERLSILSDSLFVVAETNLDFILENIHNIRPTLVVIDSIQMIYKPQIESAPGTVAQVRQCANDLISVAKSTGSAIFLVGHVTKQGIIAGPKVLEHMADTVLYFEGEKFQCYRILRVVKNRFGSTDEIGIFEMRKNGLRPVDNPSEIFISQGRRITAGSAIISCMEGTRALLVEIQALVTRANFGMPERKVSGVDYNRVSMILAILEKRIGLKLGGQDVFVNIVGGVQVDEPAADLGIAMTIASSFKEKVIPSDIVFVGEVGLGGEVRSVNQIEIRLKEAQRLGFKRAVVPKDNTKGIAKDPGIELSEVCYLSEAVEIIG; the protein is encoded by the coding sequence ATGACAAAAACAAGCGTGGTGTATGTTTGCCAACATTGCGGCTGGAAAAGTCTGAAATGGGTAGGACGCTGTGGAGGTTGCGGGGAATGGGATTCGACGATAGAAGAGCTGATCACGCCCGCTGGTTCGGGTCATAAATCATTTACCATCAGTCGTGAATTGCCACAACCAATAACACAGGTAAAACTGCTGGAATGTCCTAGTATTGAAACAGGGATGGAAGAATTTGACAGGATTCTTGGCGGTGGATTGATTGCTGGTTCGGCTGTATTGATCGGAGGGACACCGGGAATAGGTAAATCCACGCTCCTTTTACAGGTATGTCAGTATATTAGCAAAAAAGGGTATACCACCCTTTATGTGACGGGGGAAGAATCGGTTGCTCAGACAAAACTTCGCGCAGAGAGGTTGTCCATTTTGTCGGATAGTTTATTTGTCGTTGCGGAAACAAATCTGGATTTCATACTGGAAAACATCCACAATATCCGTCCAACCCTTGTTGTAATCGATTCGATTCAAATGATTTACAAGCCACAAATAGAATCCGCACCCGGTACGGTTGCTCAAGTACGTCAATGTGCCAATGATCTCATTTCCGTGGCTAAATCTACGGGTTCTGCCATTTTCCTGGTAGGGCATGTCACCAAACAGGGCATTATTGCCGGTCCTAAAGTATTGGAACATATGGCGGATACGGTTTTGTATTTTGAGGGAGAAAAATTTCAGTGTTATCGCATCTTGCGAGTGGTAAAAAACAGGTTCGGTTCTACCGATGAGATTGGAATATTTGAGATGAGAAAGAATGGATTGAGACCGGTGGATAATCCATCTGAGATATTTATTTCACAAGGTCGAAGGATCACAGCCGGTTCCGCTATTATTTCCTGCATGGAAGGGACTCGTGCCTTACTAGTCGAGATACAGGCGCTTGTAACCAGGGCGAACTTTGGTATGCCTGAACGAAAAGTCAGCGGAGTAGACTATAATCGGGTTTCAATGATCCTTGCCATTCTTGAAAAACGGATAGGACTAAAGCTCGGGGGACAGGACGTCTTTGTGAATATCGTGGGAGGAGTTCAGGTGGATGAGCCCGCAGCTGATCTTGGTATCGCCATGACAATTGCGTCGAGCTTTAAAGAAAAAGTAATTCCTTCCGATATCGTATTTGTTGGAGAGGTAGGGTTGGGAGGAGAGGTGCGGAGTGTAAACCAAATTGAGATCCGATTAAAAGAGGCACAGAGATTGGGTTTTAAAAGGGCAGTTGTTCCTAAGGATAATACAAAGGGGATTGCTAAGGACCCGGGAATAGAACTGAGCGAAGTATGCTATCTTTCTGAGGCTGTAGAAATCATAGGATGA
- the queD gene encoding 6-carboxytetrahydropterin synthase QueD has protein sequence MFELVVETDFSAAHNLREYKGQCERLHGHNWKVQVILKAEKLDKLGMVMDFRDAKKVIGEIINRFDHVYLNELPDFEVLNPTTENLSKILYDGLKNVLPIGVKVSKVTTWESDRCGAAYSE, from the coding sequence GTGTTTGAACTTGTCGTTGAAACTGATTTTTCCGCAGCGCATAACTTGCGAGAATATAAAGGGCAATGCGAAAGGCTTCACGGTCACAATTGGAAGGTACAGGTCATCTTAAAGGCTGAAAAGCTGGATAAATTGGGTATGGTAATGGACTTTAGAGATGCGAAAAAGGTTATTGGGGAAATTATCAATAGATTTGATCATGTTTATTTGAACGAACTCCCGGATTTTGAGGTTTTAAACCCTACTACCGAGAATCTGTCCAAAATACTTTATGATGGATTAAAGAATGTCTTACCGATAGGGGTAAAGGTATCAAAGGTCACAACCTGGGAGTCCGACCGTTGCGGGGCCGCATATTCCGAATAA
- a CDS encoding DNA helicase UvrBC, whose translation MKCESCNKKHATVHLTEIVGAVKKERHLCEECAQSINTQLTKIPSPTEILTSLINQVAPEISEMSKIVCPVCGLTYLEFRSHGRLGCPMDYTIFRKGLIPLLEKMHGSVQHVGKVPSRAGKELIKKNELMQLRNELNKAVEKEDYEKAAELRDRIYELSGDTSEDQ comes from the coding sequence ATGAAATGTGAATCTTGTAATAAAAAGCATGCGACAGTCCATTTAACAGAGATTGTCGGCGCGGTGAAAAAAGAACGGCATCTCTGCGAAGAATGTGCACAGAGTATCAATACACAGCTCACAAAAATACCCTCACCTACTGAGATATTAACAAGCCTCATCAATCAGGTAGCGCCAGAAATTAGTGAGATGTCTAAGATTGTTTGTCCTGTATGTGGATTAACTTATCTGGAATTTCGCTCCCACGGTCGGCTAGGTTGTCCGATGGATTATACGATTTTTAGAAAAGGATTAATTCCATTATTAGAAAAGATGCATGGCAGTGTCCAGCATGTGGGAAAGGTGCCTTCGAGGGCTGGGAAAGAATTAATTAAGAAAAATGAACTCATGCAATTGCGAAATGAGCTGAACAAGGCAGTCGAAAAAGAGGATTACGAAAAGGCAGCAGAGTTAAGGGATAGGATTTATGAACTTTCAGGCGACACCAGTGAAGATCAGTGA